One Rhodobacter sp. CZR27 DNA segment encodes these proteins:
- a CDS encoding sorbosone dehydrogenase family protein, whose product MDILARATALVGGAMVLLRRTGAPGTQAVGEAPQIPAAKKQGIMTLKMPTAQGWAPGQVPRAAAGLRVAPFATGLNHPRWIEVLPGGDVLVAEALQQATPPKNLLDRVTQATMRRAKALGTSPNRITLLRDRDGDGAAEVREVFLEGQNQPFGMVLADGTFYVGNTDGIVAFDFDATAVRPVGPGRRLVEFKPGGHWTRSLLLSPDRRRLYAGVGSLSNIGDEGMAAEEGRAAIWELDLETGKARIFASGLRNPVGMAWEPGTGTLWTVVNERDGLGDETPPDYLTSVREGGFYGWPYCYWNRIVDDRVRQDPDLVAQAITPDYALGGHTASLGLCWMPAGTLPGFPDGMVIGQHGSWNRSILSGYRVIFVPFEAGRPAGPPRDILWGFLSTDERTAFGRPVGVAIGPDRRSLLVADDVGDVIWRVTAA is encoded by the coding sequence ATGGACATACTGGCACGCGCGACGGCCCTCGTCGGCGGGGCGATGGTGCTGCTGAGAAGAACCGGCGCGCCGGGGACACAGGCGGTCGGCGAAGCGCCGCAGATCCCGGCCGCGAAAAAGCAGGGCATCATGACGCTGAAGATGCCGACGGCGCAGGGCTGGGCGCCGGGTCAGGTCCCGCGCGCGGCGGCCGGCCTCCGGGTTGCGCCCTTCGCCACGGGCCTGAACCATCCGCGCTGGATCGAGGTCCTGCCGGGCGGCGATGTGCTGGTGGCCGAGGCGCTGCAGCAGGCGACGCCGCCGAAGAACCTGCTCGACCGCGTCACGCAGGCCACGATGCGGCGGGCGAAGGCGCTGGGGACCAGCCCCAACCGCATCACCCTGCTGCGCGACCGCGACGGCGACGGCGCGGCAGAGGTGCGCGAGGTCTTTCTCGAAGGCCAGAACCAGCCGTTCGGAATGGTGCTGGCGGACGGCACCTTCTACGTCGGCAACACTGACGGCATCGTGGCCTTCGACTTCGACGCCACTGCCGTGCGGCCGGTGGGACCGGGGCGAAGGCTGGTGGAGTTCAAGCCCGGCGGGCACTGGACACGCAGCCTGCTGCTGTCGCCCGACCGCAGGAGGCTCTATGCCGGCGTGGGTTCGCTCAGCAACATCGGCGACGAGGGCATGGCGGCCGAGGAAGGCCGCGCGGCGATCTGGGAGCTGGACCTTGAGACAGGCAAGGCAAGGATCTTCGCCTCGGGCCTGCGCAATCCCGTCGGCATGGCGTGGGAGCCCGGGACCGGGACCCTCTGGACCGTCGTGAACGAGCGCGACGGGCTGGGGGATGAGACCCCGCCCGACTACCTGACCTCGGTACGCGAGGGCGGCTTCTACGGCTGGCCCTATTGCTACTGGAACCGGATCGTGGACGACCGGGTGCGGCAGGATCCCGACCTCGTGGCGCAGGCGATCACGCCGGACTATGCGCTTGGCGGGCATACCGCCTCGCTCGGGCTGTGCTGGATGCCTGCGGGCACGCTGCCGGGCTTCCCGGACGGGATGGTGATCGGACAGCACGGCTCGTGGAACCGCTCCATCCTCAGCGGATACAGGGTGATCTTCGTGCCCTTCGAGGCCGGGCGTCCCGCCGGCCCGCCGCGAGACATCCTGTGGGGCTTCCTGTCCACGGACGAAAGGACCGCATTCGGTCGTCCGGTGGGCGTCGCCATCGGCCCGGACCGCAGGTCCCTTCTGGTGGCCGATGACGTGGGCGACGTGATCTGGCGCGTCACCGCAGCCTGA
- a CDS encoding YeeE/YedE family protein, producing the protein MDVVPFVDLVGEARASALFGLLTGLVFGIAAQRSAFCLRAATVEFARGEFGQRMAVWLLTFSTAMVWVQAAQMLGFFREEEARMMAVTGSWSGAIIGGLLFGVGMVLARGCSGRLLVLAATGNLRSVVAGLIFAVVAQMSLHGWLSPLRDRLARLWVTPDGRNVDLLEALGVPQQAGLVLGLGLAAFALWLARRNRIGASTLVFASGVGFAAALGWVLTYSLAQVSFEPVSVTSATFSGPSANTLMFFLVPQPEFGFDIGLVPGVFLGAFLAAAAARELQFQGFDGAPAMRRAMIGAVLMGFGAMLAGGCAIGAGVSGTSIFVATAWLALLCMWIGAVLTDLVVDQARRPAVA; encoded by the coding sequence ATGGATGTCGTCCCGTTCGTGGATCTCGTGGGAGAGGCGCGCGCCTCGGCCCTGTTCGGACTGCTGACCGGCCTTGTCTTCGGCATCGCCGCGCAGCGCTCGGCCTTCTGCCTGCGCGCCGCCACGGTGGAGTTCGCGCGTGGGGAATTCGGGCAGCGCATGGCGGTGTGGCTTCTGACCTTCTCGACCGCCATGGTCTGGGTGCAGGCCGCGCAGATGCTCGGCTTCTTCCGCGAGGAGGAGGCGCGCATGATGGCGGTGACCGGCTCGTGGTCGGGTGCGATCATCGGCGGCCTGCTGTTCGGCGTGGGCATGGTTCTGGCGCGCGGCTGCTCGGGGCGGCTGCTGGTGCTGGCGGCGACGGGGAACCTGCGCTCGGTGGTGGCGGGGCTCATCTTCGCGGTGGTGGCGCAGATGTCGCTGCATGGCTGGCTGTCGCCGCTGCGCGACCGGCTGGCGCGGCTCTGGGTGACGCCGGACGGCCGCAATGTCGATCTGCTGGAGGCGCTGGGAGTGCCGCAGCAGGCCGGGCTGGTCCTCGGGCTGGGGCTTGCGGCCTTCGCGCTGTGGCTGGCGCGCAGGAACCGGATCGGCGCCTCGACGCTGGTCTTCGCCTCGGGCGTGGGATTTGCGGCGGCACTGGGCTGGGTGCTGACCTACAGCCTCGCGCAGGTCAGCTTCGAGCCGGTGTCGGTCACATCGGCGACCTTCAGCGGGCCTTCGGCCAACACGCTGATGTTCTTCCTCGTGCCGCAGCCCGAGTTCGGCTTCGACATCGGGCTGGTGCCGGGGGTGTTCCTCGGGGCGTTCCTCGCGGCGGCGGCGGCGCGCGAGCTGCAGTTCCAGGGCTTCGACGGTGCACCCGCGATGCGGCGGGCGATGATCGGCGCCGTGCTCATGGGGTTCGGCGCGATGCTGGCGGGGGGCTGCGCCATCGGGGCCGGGGTGTCCGGCACCTCGATCTTCGTCGCCACGGCGTGGCTTGCGCTTCTGTGCATGTGGATCGGGGCGGTCCTGACAGACCTCGTGGTCGATCAGGCGCGGCGTCCGGCGGTGGCGTGA
- a CDS encoding thioredoxin family protein: MRHLTLAAALALALPAHAAGLGDDGLHKPDWLRDTFKDLREDLAEANAEGRRLMVIFEQRGCIYCTKMHEEVFPDPEVDALIRAHYFVVQMNLFGDTAVTDFDGATLTEKEAARKWGIMFTPTLMFFPETVPEGTDAAKAAVAAMPGAFGTGTTSALLTWVRDHGYESGEHFQKFVASRMNPSN, from the coding sequence ATGCGACACCTGACACTGGCCGCGGCGCTTGCGCTGGCCCTGCCCGCCCATGCGGCGGGGCTGGGCGACGACGGGCTGCACAAGCCCGACTGGCTGCGAGACACCTTCAAGGACCTGCGCGAGGATCTGGCCGAGGCCAATGCCGAGGGCCGGCGCCTCATGGTCATCTTCGAGCAGCGCGGCTGCATCTACTGCACGAAGATGCACGAGGAGGTCTTTCCCGACCCGGAGGTCGACGCGCTGATCCGCGCACATTACTTCGTCGTCCAGATGAACCTGTTCGGCGACACCGCGGTGACCGACTTCGACGGCGCGACCCTGACCGAGAAGGAGGCGGCGCGGAAATGGGGCATCATGTTCACCCCCACGCTGATGTTCTTCCCCGAGACGGTTCCCGAAGGCACGGATGCCGCGAAGGCCGCCGTGGCCGCCATGCCGGGCGCCTTCGGCACCGGCACGACCTCGGCGCTGCTTACGTGGGTGCGGGACCACGGCTACGAGAGCGGCGAGCACTTCCAGAAATTCGTGGCCTCGCGGATGAACCCGTCCAACTGA
- the soxB gene encoding thiosulfohydrolase SoxB, giving the protein MISRREFLQASMAASVIWGASGISRWSRLAAQQALTQDQLLQFEDFGNLTLIHITDIHAQLKPIWFREPEINLGVGEAKGRPPHVTGADFLKLYGLKPGSPEAYALTHLDFEALGKTYGRMGGMDRIATVVKAIRAARPEALLLDGGDTWHGSMTSLLTRGQDMVNAMNALKVDAMTSHWEWTLGTERVKEIVDALPFPFLGANIFDKEWDEPAFPPYEIFERGGLQVAVIGQAFPYMPIANPGWMFPEYSFGVREERMQEMVDEVREKGVDLVVCLSHNGFDVDRKMASRVKGIDVILSGHTHDALPEPVLVGETILIASGSHGKFVSRVDLDVRDGQMMGFRHKLIPIFSDVIAPDAEMAALVDGERAPFEAQLSEELARTESLLYRRGNFNGTWDDLICQAMLSERDAEIAMSPGVRWGPSVMPGEPIRREDLMSATSMTYGACYRNQMTGEFLKTVLEDVADNIFNPDPYYQQGGDMVRVGGLGYRIDISQPIGSRISEMTLLRTGEAIDPARSYTVAGWASVNEGTEGPQIWDVVESHLKKIGTVRLEPNSSVTITGA; this is encoded by the coding sequence ATGATTTCGCGCCGCGAGTTCCTTCAGGCCAGCATGGCCGCCTCGGTGATCTGGGGCGCCTCGGGCATCAGCCGCTGGTCGCGCCTGGCCGCGCAGCAGGCGCTGACCCAGGACCAGCTGCTGCAGTTCGAGGATTTCGGCAACCTGACGCTGATCCATATCACCGACATCCATGCCCAGCTGAAGCCCATCTGGTTCCGCGAACCCGAGATCAACCTTGGCGTGGGCGAGGCCAAGGGCCGGCCGCCGCACGTCACGGGGGCGGATTTCCTGAAGCTCTACGGCCTGAAGCCCGGCAGCCCCGAGGCCTATGCGCTGACCCATCTGGATTTCGAGGCTCTGGGCAAGACCTACGGCCGCATGGGCGGGATGGACCGGATCGCGACCGTCGTGAAGGCGATCCGCGCCGCGCGGCCCGAGGCTCTGCTGCTCGATGGCGGAGACACCTGGCACGGCTCGATGACCTCGCTGCTCACCAGGGGGCAGGACATGGTCAACGCGATGAACGCGCTCAAGGTCGATGCCATGACCTCGCACTGGGAATGGACGCTGGGCACCGAGCGGGTGAAGGAGATCGTCGACGCCCTGCCCTTCCCCTTCCTCGGCGCCAACATCTTCGACAAGGAATGGGACGAGCCCGCCTTCCCGCCCTACGAGATCTTCGAACGCGGTGGTTTGCAGGTGGCCGTGATCGGGCAGGCCTTCCCCTACATGCCGATTGCCAACCCCGGCTGGATGTTTCCCGAATATTCGTTCGGCGTCCGCGAGGAGCGGATGCAGGAGATGGTGGACGAGGTGCGCGAGAAGGGCGTGGATCTCGTCGTCTGCCTGTCGCACAACGGCTTCGACGTGGACCGCAAGATGGCCTCGCGGGTCAAGGGGATCGACGTCATCCTGTCCGGGCACACCCACGACGCGCTGCCCGAGCCCGTTCTGGTGGGCGAGACGATCCTGATCGCCTCGGGCTCGCACGGGAAATTCGTGAGCCGGGTCGATCTCGACGTGCGCGACGGGCAGATGATGGGCTTCCGTCACAAGCTGATCCCGATCTTCTCGGACGTGATCGCGCCCGATGCCGAGATGGCGGCCCTTGTCGATGGCGAGCGCGCACCCTTCGAGGCGCAGCTTTCCGAGGAACTGGCCCGCACCGAAAGCCTCCTCTACCGCCGGGGCAACTTCAACGGCACCTGGGACGACCTCATCTGCCAGGCGATGCTCTCCGAGCGCGATGCCGAGATCGCCATGTCGCCGGGCGTCCGCTGGGGTCCCAGCGTCATGCCCGGCGAGCCGATCCGGCGCGAGGACCTTATGTCGGCCACCTCGATGACCTACGGCGCCTGTTACCGCAACCAGATGACGGGTGAATTCCTCAAGACCGTGCTCGAGGACGTAGCCGACAACATCTTCAACCCCGATCCCTATTACCAGCAGGGCGGCGACATGGTTCGCGTCGGAGGCCTCGGCTACCGCATCGACATCTCGCAGCCGATCGGCAGCCGGATCTCAGAGATGACGCTGCTGCGCACCGGCGAGGCGATCGATCCTGCCCGCAGCTACACGGTCGCCGGCTGGGCCTCGGTCAACGAGGGGACCGAGGGGCCGCAGATCTGGGACGTGGTCGAAAGCCACCTGAAGAAGATCGGCACGGTGCGGCTGGAGCCGAACAGCTCCGTCACCATCACCGGCGCCTGA
- a CDS encoding NAD(P)/FAD-dependent oxidoreductase, which produces MRLSRRVLLSGALSALAAPAVLGRGRARVAVVGGGAGGATVARHLAAGGAGTLDVTLIEPNPVYHTCFFSNLHLGGLRPFESLAHRYDRLKAAGVTVVADSAVAVDRAQRRLALAGGERLSWDRLVLSPGIDFVEGSVPGWTLAEAERMPHAYKAGLQTQRLRAQVDAMREGGTVCIVAPPNPYRCPPGPYERASMIAHRLSQVNPTAKILLLDPKESYSKQALFEEGWQAHYPNMIERLGPEMGGGAVEVRPDRMEVVIDGEAEAVDVCNVIPAQVAGRIAAAAGLVDDTGWVPIDPASMASLADPAVFVLGDAAAQGDMPKSASSANSQAKVVAMILLGQLAGAPVEPVRYANTCWSLIAPEDGVKVGGSYEPRPEKITSVDRFVSQTGENRATRLATWQQSLGWYAGITADMFG; this is translated from the coding sequence ATGCGGCTGAGCCGGCGCGTCCTGCTGTCTGGTGCACTGTCCGCGCTTGCCGCTCCGGCCGTGCTCGGGCGGGGGCGGGCGCGCGTGGCGGTAGTGGGTGGCGGCGCCGGCGGGGCGACCGTTGCGCGTCATCTGGCGGCCGGCGGGGCCGGCACGCTCGACGTGACCCTGATCGAGCCGAACCCGGTCTATCACACCTGCTTCTTCTCGAACCTTCACCTGGGGGGCCTGCGCCCCTTCGAGAGCCTCGCGCACCGATACGACCGGCTGAAGGCCGCCGGGGTGACCGTGGTGGCAGACAGCGCGGTCGCCGTCGACCGGGCGCAGCGTCGCCTTGCGCTTGCCGGCGGCGAGCGCCTGTCGTGGGACCGGCTGGTCCTGTCGCCCGGCATCGACTTCGTCGAGGGCAGCGTCCCGGGCTGGACGCTGGCCGAGGCCGAGCGCATGCCGCATGCCTACAAGGCGGGGCTGCAGACGCAACGGCTGCGGGCGCAGGTCGATGCCATGCGCGAGGGCGGAACCGTCTGCATCGTGGCCCCGCCCAACCCCTATCGCTGCCCGCCCGGACCCTACGAGCGCGCCTCGATGATCGCGCACCGGCTTTCGCAGGTGAACCCCACTGCGAAGATCCTGCTGCTCGACCCGAAGGAGAGCTATTCCAAGCAGGCGCTGTTCGAGGAAGGCTGGCAGGCGCATTACCCGAACATGATCGAGCGCCTCGGCCCGGAAATGGGCGGCGGCGCCGTCGAGGTCCGGCCCGACCGGATGGAGGTCGTCATCGACGGCGAGGCCGAGGCGGTGGATGTCTGCAACGTGATCCCCGCGCAGGTCGCGGGCAGGATCGCGGCCGCGGCGGGGCTGGTGGACGACACCGGCTGGGTGCCGATCGACCCGGCGTCCATGGCGTCGCTTGCCGATCCCGCCGTGTTCGTGCTGGGCGATGCGGCGGCGCAGGGCGACATGCCGAAGTCGGCCTCTTCGGCGAACAGCCAGGCGAAGGTGGTGGCGATGATCCTCCTTGGCCAATTGGCCGGCGCGCCCGTGGAGCCGGTCCGCTACGCGAACACCTGCTGGTCGCTGATCGCGCCGGAGGATGGCGTGAAGGTCGGCGGCAGCTACGAGCCTCGGCCGGAGAAGATCACCAGCGTGGACAGGTTCGTCAGCCAGACCGGCGAGAACCGGGCCACGCGACTTGCCACCTGGCAGCAGAGCCTCGGCTGGTATGCCGGCATCACGGCCGACATGTTCGGCTGA
- the soxC gene encoding sulfite dehydrogenase, producing MTDKMKKGTTRRGFLAGAAAGGALAATAARAGEPDPLITEVQPWAQSLGDGVDATPYGMPIHFESHVVRRNVEWLTADTISSVNFTPIHELDGTITPQGCAFERHHAGAIELAKPDWRLMIHGLVERPFVFTYDDLIRFPRENHTYFLECAANSGMEWAGAQLNGCQFTHGMIHNMEYTGVPLRTLLAEAGVKPEGKWVLVEGADASSMSRSIPIEKALDDVLVAFKANGEALRKEHGYPVRLVVPGWEGNMWVKWLRRVEVGDQPWEHREETSKYTDTMANGRSRRWTWEMDAKSIITSPSPQAPITHGPGPTVISGLAWSGRGSIREVHVSLDGGKNWQQARLSGASHDKALHRFYHEFDWDGSELLLQSRAVDSTGYVQPTKDQLRAVRGVNSVYHNNGIHTWWVKPNGEAENVEIS from the coding sequence ATGACCGACAAGATGAAGAAGGGCACGACCCGCCGCGGCTTTCTGGCCGGGGCCGCCGCCGGAGGCGCGCTGGCCGCCACCGCCGCCCGCGCGGGCGAACCCGACCCGCTGATCACCGAAGTGCAGCCCTGGGCGCAGTCGCTGGGCGACGGGGTGGATGCCACGCCCTACGGGATGCCGATCCACTTCGAATCCCATGTCGTGCGGCGCAACGTGGAATGGCTGACCGCCGACACGATCAGCTCGGTCAACTTCACCCCGATCCACGAGCTTGACGGCACGATCACTCCGCAGGGCTGCGCCTTCGAGCGCCACCACGCGGGCGCCATCGAACTGGCCAAGCCCGATTGGCGGCTGATGATCCACGGGCTTGTCGAACGACCGTTCGTTTTCACCTACGATGACCTGATCCGCTTCCCGCGCGAGAACCACACCTATTTCCTCGAATGCGCAGCGAACAGCGGGATGGAATGGGCGGGCGCGCAGCTGAACGGCTGCCAGTTCACGCACGGCATGATCCACAACATGGAATATACCGGGGTGCCGCTGCGCACCCTGCTGGCCGAAGCCGGGGTGAAGCCGGAAGGCAAATGGGTGCTGGTGGAGGGTGCGGACGCCTCGTCGATGAGCCGGTCGATCCCGATCGAGAAGGCGCTCGATGACGTGCTGGTGGCCTTCAAGGCCAATGGCGAGGCGCTGCGCAAGGAACACGGCTATCCCGTCCGGCTGGTGGTGCCGGGCTGGGAGGGCAACATGTGGGTCAAGTGGCTGCGCCGCGTCGAGGTGGGCGACCAGCCCTGGGAGCACCGCGAGGAGACCTCGAAATACACCGACACGATGGCCAACGGCCGCTCGCGCCGCTGGACCTGGGAGATGGACGCGAAGTCGATCATCACGAGCCCCAGCCCGCAGGCGCCGATCACCCATGGCCCCGGCCCCACGGTGATCTCGGGCCTCGCCTGGTCGGGACGCGGCTCGATCCGCGAGGTGCATGTCTCGCTCGATGGCGGGAAGAACTGGCAGCAGGCGCGCCTGTCGGGCGCCTCGCACGACAAGGCGCTGCACCGCTTCTATCACGAGTTCGACTGGGACGGATCGGAGCTTCTGCTGCAGTCCCGCGCGGTGGACAGCACGGGCTATGTCCAGCCAACGAAGGACCAGCTGCGTGCCGTCCGCGGGGTCAACTCGGTCTATCACAACAACGGCATCCACACCTGGTGGGTGAAGCCGAACGGAGAAGCCGAAAATGTCGAGATTTCCTGA
- the soxX gene encoding sulfur oxidation c-type cytochrome SoxX, which yields MRHQYLLGIVTACLAVPALAEIGPGEVTFEHGALPVSLTGAPGDPAVGAKVMATRPQGNCVACHQIPPMVDVQFHGDVGPSLAGVASRYTEAQLRGIVANAKMTFEGSVMPAFYKNAGYIRPGDGYTSKPAPAELPPILTAQQIEDVVAYLLTLKE from the coding sequence ATGAGGCACCAGTATCTGCTGGGGATTGTGACGGCATGCCTGGCGGTGCCGGCGCTGGCCGAGATCGGCCCCGGCGAGGTGACGTTCGAGCACGGCGCGCTGCCCGTGTCGCTGACGGGCGCGCCGGGTGACCCGGCGGTGGGCGCCAAGGTGATGGCCACCCGTCCGCAGGGCAACTGCGTGGCCTGCCACCAGATCCCGCCCATGGTCGACGTGCAGTTCCACGGCGATGTCGGCCCCTCGCTTGCCGGGGTCGCCAGCCGCTACACCGAGGCGCAGCTGCGCGGGATCGTGGCGAACGCCAAGATGACCTTCGAAGGGTCGGTCATGCCGGCCTTCTACAAGAACGCGGGCTACATCCGGCCGGGCGACGGCTACACGTCCAAGCCCGCCCCCGCGGAGCTGCCGCCGATCCTGACCGCGCAACAGATCGAGGATGTCGTCGCCTATCTCCTGACGCTGAAAGAGTGA
- the soxZ gene encoding thiosulfate oxidation carrier complex protein SoxZ gives MAKDAKPRVKVPKTASPGEVVTLKTLISHQMESGQRKDPDGNLIPRSIINRFTCDFNGVNVIDVKIEPAVSTNPYFEFDAKVDASGEFKFTWYDDDGSVYEDTKPIEVA, from the coding sequence ATGGCCAAGGATGCAAAACCCCGCGTGAAGGTGCCCAAGACCGCCAGCCCCGGCGAGGTCGTCACGCTCAAGACGCTCATCAGCCACCAGATGGAGAGCGGCCAGCGCAAGGACCCCGACGGCAACCTGATCCCGCGCTCGATCATCAACCGCTTCACCTGCGATTTCAACGGGGTGAACGTGATCGATGTGAAGATCGAGCCCGCCGTCTCGACCAACCCCTACTTCGAATTCGACGCGAAGGTGGATGCCTCGGGCGAGTTCAAGTTCACATGGTACGACGACGACGGCTCGGTCTACGAGGACACGAAACCGATCGAGGTCGCCTGA
- the soxY gene encoding thiosulfate oxidation carrier protein SoxY: MRLSRRETLALGLGGLAAMALPMPALAAADDAIAAFTGGATIGTGGITLTAPEIAENGNTVPVTVDAPGAAAIMLVATGNPEPAVATFTFGPAAGSQMAATRIRLAKTQDVVAVARMPDGSFVQTSATVKVTIGGCGG, from the coding sequence ATGAGGCTTTCCAGACGAGAGACCCTGGCGCTGGGACTGGGCGGCCTTGCCGCCATGGCCCTGCCGATGCCGGCATTGGCGGCGGCCGACGATGCCATTGCCGCCTTCACCGGCGGTGCCACGATCGGCACCGGCGGCATCACGCTGACCGCGCCCGAGATCGCCGAGAACGGCAACACCGTCCCGGTCACGGTCGATGCGCCCGGAGCGGCGGCGATCATGCTGGTCGCGACCGGCAACCCGGAACCGGCGGTCGCGACCTTCACCTTCGGGCCGGCCGCCGGCTCGCAGATGGCCGCCACCCGGATCCGCCTCGCCAAGACGCAGGACGTGGTCGCCGTGGCGAGGATGCCCGACGGCAGCTTCGTTCAGACGAGCGCAACGGTGAAGGTCACCATCGGCGGCTGCGGCGGCTGA
- a CDS encoding MBL fold metallo-hydrolase, producing MILTRRTFLAAAAAGLAMPQRLWSAMRLESGTFRLDTLSDGHLVLPSSFLFGGLPEEELRPILARHAISGPSQQVPCNVTLLRDGTHTVLFDVGSGPDFMPTAGRLSEALSALEVAPEDVTHVVFTHGHPDHLWGLLDEFDEPVFSGAQHMMGRAEFDYWTDPDTASTIGEARQSFAAGAKRRLEAMADRIALFEDGAAVLPGVTARLTAGHTPGHMAFVIDAPDPVMLAGDAIGNAHVGFERPDWPVPSDQDPELGARTRAGLLDQITADRMVLIGFHLPEGGIGRTERHAGGYRFLTA from the coding sequence ATGATCCTTACCCGCAGAACCTTCCTTGCCGCGGCTGCCGCGGGCCTTGCGATGCCGCAGCGGCTGTGGTCCGCGATGCGGCTGGAATCCGGCACGTTCAGGCTCGACACGCTGTCCGACGGCCATCTGGTGCTGCCGTCGAGCTTCCTGTTTGGCGGCCTGCCGGAGGAGGAGCTTCGCCCCATCCTCGCGCGCCACGCCATCTCGGGACCGTCGCAGCAGGTGCCCTGCAACGTCACCCTTCTGCGGGACGGGACGCATACGGTCCTGTTCGACGTGGGCTCGGGGCCCGACTTCATGCCGACCGCCGGCCGGCTGTCCGAGGCGCTCTCGGCGCTCGAGGTCGCGCCCGAGGACGTCACCCACGTCGTCTTCACCCACGGCCATCCCGATCACCTCTGGGGGCTGCTCGACGAGTTCGACGAGCCGGTCTTCTCCGGGGCGCAGCACATGATGGGCCGGGCAGAGTTCGACTACTGGACGGACCCGGACACCGCATCCACCATCGGCGAGGCCAGACAGAGCTTCGCCGCCGGGGCGAAGCGGCGGCTGGAGGCCATGGCCGACCGCATCGCCCTGTTCGAGGACGGGGCAGCGGTGCTGCCCGGCGTCACCGCGCGCCTCACCGCGGGACACACGCCCGGTCACATGGCCTTCGTCATCGACGCGCCGGATCCGGTGATGCTGGCGGGCGATGCGATCGGCAACGCCCATGTCGGGTTCGAGCGGCCGGACTGGCCCGTGCCGTCCGATCAGGACCCCGAGCTGGGGGCAAGGACGCGGGCGGGTCTCCTCGACCAGATCACGGCCGACCGGATGGTGCTGATCGGCTTCCACCTGCCCGAGGGCGGCATCGGGCGAACCGAGCGGCATGCCGGAGGCTACCGGTTCCTGACTGCCTGA
- the soxA gene encoding sulfur oxidation c-type cytochrome SoxA — protein MSLRLRSPLLAAILALTTGPALADPHPDAELVINGEIELATRAPAPDHLKEVFDTVYSGWLFRTDETRALEMDDFDNPAMVFADMGVDLWNAVDGSEGKSCASCHEGIESMKGVRASMPKVNPAGNDLWSVENFINTCRTERMGAEAWKWNSSEMKQMTSAISLQSRGMPISVKIDGPAEPYWEQGKEIYYTRYGQLELACASCHELNMGKMIRADHLSQGQINGFPTYRLADAGIVSIHQRFSGCIRDTRGEPFEAGSPEFRALELYVASRGMTLPVEGLAVRQ, from the coding sequence ATGAGTCTGCGCCTGCGCAGCCCGCTTCTTGCCGCCATCCTTGCCCTCACCACCGGGCCGGCGCTGGCGGACCCGCACCCCGACGCCGAGCTTGTCATCAACGGCGAGATCGAGCTTGCGACCCGCGCCCCGGCGCCCGACCACCTGAAGGAGGTGTTCGACACAGTCTATTCCGGCTGGCTGTTCCGCACCGACGAGACCCGCGCGCTGGAAATGGACGATTTCGACAACCCCGCGATGGTCTTCGCCGACATGGGGGTGGATCTCTGGAACGCCGTGGACGGCAGCGAGGGCAAGTCCTGCGCCTCGTGCCACGAGGGGATCGAGAGCATGAAGGGCGTGCGCGCCTCGATGCCGAAGGTCAACCCCGCCGGCAATGACCTGTGGTCGGTCGAGAACTTCATCAACACCTGCCGGACCGAGCGAATGGGCGCCGAGGCCTGGAAATGGAACTCGTCCGAGATGAAGCAGATGACCTCGGCCATCTCGCTGCAATCGCGCGGAATGCCGATCTCGGTGAAGATCGACGGACCCGCGGAGCCCTACTGGGAGCAGGGCAAGGAGATCTACTACACCCGCTACGGCCAGCTCGAACTCGCCTGCGCCTCGTGCCACGAGTTGAACATGGGCAAGATGATCCGCGCCGACCACCTGAGCCAGGGCCAGATCAACGGCTTCCCGACCTACCGTCTCGCCGATGCCGGGATCGTCTCGATCCACCAGCGCTTCTCGGGCTGCATCCGCGACACCCGCGGCGAGCCGTTCGAGGCAGGCTCGCCCGAGTTCCGCGCATTGGAGCTTTACGTCGCCTCGCGCGGCATGACGCTGCCCGTCGAGGGTCTGGCGGTCCGCCAGTAA